The Lysobacter panacisoli genome includes a window with the following:
- the rplR gene encoding 50S ribosomal protein L18: MNKNIARLRRAKSTRAHIRELGVPRLSVLRTGQHLYAQVFTADGSKVLAAASTVQSDVKDGLKSGKNAEAAAKVGRIIAEKAKAAGVEKVAFDRSGYRYHGRIKALADAAREGGLQF, translated from the coding sequence ATGAACAAGAACATCGCTCGCCTGCGTCGCGCCAAGTCGACCCGTGCACACATCCGCGAACTCGGCGTGCCGCGCCTGTCGGTGCTGCGCACCGGCCAGCACCTGTACGCCCAGGTCTTCACTGCCGACGGCTCCAAGGTCCTGGCTGCCGCCTCGACCGTGCAGTCCGACGTCAAGGACGGCCTGAAGAGCGGCAAGAACGCCGAAGCCGCCGCCAAGGTCGGTCGCATCATCGCCGAGAAGGCCAAGGCTGCCGGCGTCGAGAAGGTCGCGTTCGACCGCTCGGGCTACCGTTACCACGGCCGCATCAAGGCACTCGCCGATGCTGCCCGTGAGGGTGGTCTGCAGTTCTGA
- the rplN gene encoding 50S ribosomal protein L14, translating into MIQMQSYLDVADNSGAKEVMCIKVLGGSKRRYAGIGDIIKVTVKDAIPRGKVKKGDVYDAVVVRTRKGVRRPDGSLIRFDGNAAVLLNNKQEPIGTRIFGPVTRELRTEKFMKIVSLAPEVL; encoded by the coding sequence ATGATCCAGATGCAGAGCTACCTCGATGTGGCCGACAACTCCGGTGCCAAGGAAGTGATGTGCATTAAGGTGCTGGGCGGCTCGAAGCGCCGTTACGCCGGCATCGGCGACATCATCAAGGTCACCGTCAAGGACGCGATCCCGCGTGGCAAGGTCAAGAAGGGCGACGTCTACGACGCCGTCGTCGTGCGTACCCGCAAGGGCGTGCGTCGTCCGGACGGTTCGCTGATCCGCTTCGACGGCAACGCGGCCGTGCTCCTGAACAACAAGCAGGAACCGATCGGTACCCGCATCTTCGGGCCTGTGACCCGCGAGCTGCGTACCGAGAAGTTCATGAAGATCGTCTCGCTCGCTCCTGAAGTGCTCTGA
- the rpsJ gene encoding 30S ribosomal protein S10, whose amino-acid sequence MADQKIRIRLKAYDHRLIDRSASEIVETAKRTGAQVKGPIPLPTKIERYTILVSPHADKDARDQYETRTHKRVLDIVDPNDKTVDALMKLELAAGVDVQIKLT is encoded by the coding sequence ATGGCGGACCAAAAGATCCGAATCCGGCTGAAAGCGTACGATCATCGCCTGATCGACCGCTCGGCCAGCGAGATCGTCGAGACGGCGAAGCGTACCGGTGCCCAGGTCAAGGGCCCGATCCCGCTGCCGACCAAGATCGAGCGTTACACCATTCTCGTTTCGCCGCACGCCGACAAGGATGCGCGCGACCAGTACGAGACCCGCACGCACAAGCGCGTGCTCGACATCGTCGACCCCAACGACAAGACCGTGGACGCGCTGATGAAGCTCGAGCTCGCGGCTGGCGTTGACGTCCAGATCAAGCTGACCTGA
- the rplD gene encoding 50S ribosomal protein L4: protein MELAITNSSKTLSVSDAIFGREFSEDLVHQVVVAYRNAGRAGTKAQKTRSEVNGTTKKSKKQKGGGARHGALTAPIFVGGGVTFAAKPRSFAQKVNRKMYRAAMAAILSELNRQGRIMVVESFDVDAPKTSGLIAKLKGLEVGRRPLIVTEDATENLYLSARNLPYVEVRDVQGLDPVALVGADSVVVTADAVKKIEEWLA from the coding sequence ATGGAACTCGCCATCACCAATAGCAGCAAGACGCTGTCGGTTTCCGACGCGATCTTCGGCCGCGAATTCAGCGAAGACCTGGTTCACCAGGTGGTCGTTGCGTATCGCAACGCCGGTCGCGCCGGCACCAAGGCACAGAAGACCCGTTCGGAAGTCAACGGCACGACCAAGAAGTCGAAGAAGCAGAAGGGCGGCGGTGCGCGTCACGGCGCGCTGACGGCTCCGATCTTCGTCGGCGGCGGCGTGACCTTCGCGGCCAAGCCGCGCAGCTTCGCGCAGAAGGTCAACCGCAAGATGTACCGCGCCGCGATGGCCGCGATCCTGTCCGAGCTGAACCGCCAGGGCCGCATCATGGTCGTCGAGTCGTTCGACGTCGACGCGCCGAAGACCTCGGGCCTGATCGCCAAGCTGAAGGGCCTGGAAGTCGGTCGTCGTCCGCTGATCGTCACCGAAGACGCCACCGAGAACCTGTACCTCTCGGCTCGCAACCTGCCGTACGTCGAAGTGCGTGACGTCCAGGGTCTGGATCCGGTTGCCCTCGTCGGCGCCGATTCGGTCGTGGTCACCGCCGACGCGGTCAAGAAGATCGAGGAGTGGCTGGCATGA
- the rpsQ gene encoding 30S ribosomal protein S17 has product MTDNNTEKAVRTVEGRVVSNKMDKTVTVLIERQVKHALYGKYIRRSTKLHAHDAENACKEGDIVRVKEIAPMSKTKNWSVVEIVSRAAE; this is encoded by the coding sequence ATGACCGACAACAATACAGAGAAGGCTGTCCGCACGGTTGAAGGCCGGGTCGTCAGCAACAAGATGGACAAGACCGTCACCGTGCTCATCGAGCGCCAGGTCAAGCACGCGCTGTACGGCAAGTACATCCGTCGCTCGACCAAGCTCCATGCCCACGACGCCGAGAACGCCTGCAAGGAAGGCGACATCGTGCGTGTGAAGGAGATTGCTCCGATGTCCAAGACCAAGAACTGGAGCGTGGTTGAGATCGTCAGCCGCGCGGCCGAATAA
- the rplV gene encoding 50S ribosomal protein L22, giving the protein MEAKAILRTARISPQKARLVADQVRGLSAERAVNLLKFSDKKAAQMIRKVVESAIANAENNQGADIDELKVKTIMVDEGPALKRFMARAKGRGTRILKRTSHITVVVGAGK; this is encoded by the coding sequence ATGGAAGCGAAAGCCATCCTGCGCACCGCGCGCATCTCCCCGCAGAAGGCCCGCCTGGTCGCAGACCAGGTGCGTGGTCTGTCGGCCGAGCGCGCCGTCAACCTGCTGAAGTTCTCGGACAAGAAGGCTGCCCAGATGATCCGCAAGGTCGTCGAGTCCGCCATCGCCAACGCCGAGAACAACCAGGGCGCCGACATCGACGAGCTCAAGGTCAAGACCATCATGGTGGACGAGGGTCCCGCACTGAAGCGCTTCATGGCGCGTGCGAAGGGCCGCGGCACCCGCATCCTCAAGCGCACCAGCCACATCACTGTGGTTGTGGGCGCGGGCAAGTAA
- the rplO gene encoding 50S ribosomal protein L15 — MKMRLNTLQPADGARKERTRVGRGIGSGLGKTAGRGHKGSFARSGKGKIKAGFEGGQMPMQRRLPKIGFRSKLSKDTAEVLLYQLDKLEAGDVDFAALKAAKLVPSTAKQAKIVKKGELTKKFVLKGVAATAGAKAAIEAAGGKVEE, encoded by the coding sequence ATCAAGATGCGTCTCAACACTCTGCAACCCGCTGACGGCGCCCGCAAGGAGCGCACCCGCGTCGGTCGCGGTATCGGTTCGGGCCTGGGCAAGACTGCCGGCCGCGGCCACAAGGGTTCGTTCGCGCGCTCGGGCAAGGGCAAGATCAAGGCTGGCTTCGAAGGCGGCCAGATGCCCATGCAGCGCCGCCTGCCGAAGATCGGCTTCCGTTCGAAGCTGTCGAAGGACACCGCCGAAGTGCTGCTGTACCAGCTGGACAAGCTGGAAGCTGGCGACGTCGACTTCGCAGCGCTGAAGGCCGCCAAGCTGGTGCCGAGCACCGCCAAGCAGGCCAAGATCGTGAAGAAGGGCGAGCTGACCAAGAAGTTCGTGCTGAAGGGCGTGGCCGCTACGGCCGGTGCCAAGGCCGCCATTGAGGCGGCCGGCGGCAAGGTCGAGGAGTAA
- the rpsE gene encoding 30S ribosomal protein S5, with translation MAEEQRAPRGRDRDRNREEIDDGMIEKLIAVNRVSKTVKGGRQFTFTALTVVGDGNGKVGFGYGKAREVPVAIQKSMEYARKSMANVDLNNGTLWHSVKAGHGAARVFMQPASEGTGVIAGGAMRAVLEAVGVKNVLAKAVGSRNPINLVRATLKGLSDMHSPAKIAAKRGKKVEDLVNG, from the coding sequence ATGGCAGAAGAACAACGTGCACCGCGGGGTCGTGATCGCGACCGTAACCGCGAAGAGATCGACGACGGCATGATCGAGAAGCTGATCGCGGTCAACCGCGTCAGCAAGACCGTCAAGGGCGGTCGCCAGTTCACCTTCACCGCGCTGACGGTGGTGGGCGACGGCAACGGCAAGGTCGGCTTCGGCTACGGCAAGGCGCGCGAAGTGCCGGTCGCCATCCAGAAGTCGATGGAGTACGCCCGCAAGTCGATGGCCAACGTCGACCTGAACAACGGCACCCTGTGGCACTCGGTCAAGGCCGGCCACGGCGCCGCCCGCGTGTTCATGCAGCCCGCTTCCGAAGGTACCGGCGTGATCGCCGGTGGCGCGATGCGCGCTGTCCTCGAAGCCGTCGGCGTGAAGAACGTGCTGGCCAAGGCCGTCGGTTCGCGTAACCCGATCAACCTGGTCCGCGCCACCCTGAAGGGCCTGTCCGACATGCACTCGCCGGCCAAGATCGCGGCCAAGCGCGGCAAGAAGGTGGAGGACCTGGTCAATGGCTAA
- the rpmD gene encoding 50S ribosomal protein L30, with protein sequence MAKNQANNGGTVKVRLVKGLRGTQSRHRLSVRALGLNKLNDVRELKDSPQVRGLINQLHYLVRVEE encoded by the coding sequence ATGGCTAAGAATCAAGCCAACAACGGCGGCACCGTGAAGGTGCGCCTGGTCAAGGGTCTGCGTGGCACCCAGTCGCGTCACCGCCTGTCGGTGCGTGCGCTGGGCCTGAACAAGCTCAACGACGTGCGTGAACTGAAGGACAGCCCGCAGGTGCGTGGCCTGATCAATCAGCTCCATTACCTCGTCCGAGTCGAGGAGTAA
- the rplX gene encoding 50S ribosomal protein L24: MNRIRKGDQVIVTTGKDKGKKGEVVRVLGEKVVVSNINVVKRHTKPNPQAGQPGGVVEREAPIHISNVMLFNPASGKGERVAFKVLEDGRKLRVFRSSGEAVDA, encoded by the coding sequence ATGAACCGTATCCGCAAGGGCGATCAGGTGATCGTCACCACCGGCAAGGACAAGGGCAAGAAGGGCGAAGTGGTGCGCGTGCTCGGCGAGAAAGTCGTCGTGTCGAACATCAACGTCGTGAAGCGCCATACCAAGCCGAACCCGCAGGCTGGACAGCCTGGTGGCGTGGTCGAGCGCGAAGCGCCGATCCACATTTCCAACGTGATGCTGTTCAACCCGGCCAGTGGCAAGGGTGAGCGCGTTGCTTTCAAGGTGCTGGAGGATGGACGCAAACTGCGTGTGTTCCGCTCCAGCGGTGAGGCGGTTGACGCCTGA
- the rplW gene encoding 50S ribosomal protein L23, with product MNEAKLYNIIRAPRVSEKTARLQEVSNQYVFEVATDATKADIKVAVEKLFEVKVEAVNVVNVKGKNKSFKFRSGSRGDWRKAYVTLAAGQSIDVMAKA from the coding sequence ATGAACGAGGCCAAGCTCTACAACATCATCCGTGCGCCGCGCGTGTCCGAAAAGACCGCACGTCTGCAGGAAGTTTCCAACCAATACGTCTTCGAAGTCGCGACGGACGCTACCAAGGCCGACATCAAGGTCGCCGTGGAAAAGCTGTTCGAAGTCAAGGTCGAGGCAGTCAACGTGGTCAACGTGAAGGGCAAGAACAAGTCCTTCAAGTTCCGCTCTGGCAGCCGCGGCGACTGGCGCAAGGCGTACGTGACGCTGGCCGCCGGTCAGTCGATCGACGTGATGGCCAAGGCCTGA
- the rpsS gene encoding 30S ribosomal protein S19 — MARSLKKGPFVDHHLIKKVEGAGNNKKPIKTWSRRSMILPEMVGFTIAVHNGKNHIPVLVNENMVGHKLGEFALTRTFKGHGGDKKSGK; from the coding sequence ATGGCACGTTCACTGAAGAAGGGCCCGTTCGTCGACCACCACCTGATCAAGAAGGTGGAAGGCGCGGGCAACAACAAGAAGCCGATCAAGACCTGGTCGCGTCGCTCGATGATCCTGCCGGAGATGGTGGGTTTCACCATCGCCGTGCACAACGGCAAGAACCACATCCCGGTGCTGGTCAACGAGAACATGGTTGGCCACAAGCTTGGCGAGTTCGCCCTGACCCGTACGTTCAAGGGTCACGGCGGCGACAAGAAGTCGGGCAAGTAA
- the rplE gene encoding 50S ribosomal protein L5, producing the protein MTTRLEKFYKDEVVPALTQKFGYKNPMEVPRLVKITLNMGVGEAATNKKILENAVADLTKIAGQKPIVTKSRVSVASFKIRDGWPIGCKVTLRRAHMFEFLDRLINISLPRVRDFRGVSGRSFDGRGNYNMGVKEQIIFPEIDFDQVDALRGMDIAITTTAKTDAEAKALLEAFRFPFRN; encoded by the coding sequence ATGACCACGCGTCTTGAAAAGTTCTACAAGGACGAAGTCGTCCCGGCCCTGACCCAGAAGTTCGGTTACAAGAACCCGATGGAAGTGCCGCGTCTGGTGAAGATCACGCTCAACATGGGCGTGGGTGAAGCCGCGACGAACAAGAAGATCCTGGAAAATGCCGTTGCCGATCTGACCAAGATCGCCGGCCAGAAGCCGATCGTGACCAAGTCCCGCGTGTCGGTGGCTTCGTTCAAGATCCGCGACGGCTGGCCGATCGGTTGCAAGGTCACGCTGCGCCGCGCGCACATGTTCGAGTTCCTGGACCGCCTGATCAACATCTCGCTGCCGCGCGTGCGTGACTTCCGCGGCGTGTCGGGTCGTTCGTTCGACGGCCGTGGCAACTACAACATGGGCGTGAAGGAACAGATCATCTTCCCGGAAATCGACTTCGACCAGGTCGACGCCCTGCGCGGCATGGACATCGCGATCACCACGACCGCGAAGACCGACGCCGAAGCCAAGGCCCTGCTGGAAGCCTTCCGCTTCCCGTTCCGCAACTAA
- the rplF gene encoding 50S ribosomal protein L6 — protein MSRVAKKPIALPKGIELNIQAESISAKGPKGTLSIAKPAGVNVAVDNGQATFSTDNPELIPLAGTLRAILANMVKGVSEGFERKLELVGVGYRASMAGKDLNLALGFSHPVLLQAPAGITIATPTQTEIVVSGADKQQVGEFAAKIRGVRPPEPYKGKGVKYAGEVIIRKEAKKA, from the coding sequence ATGTCCCGAGTTGCCAAGAAGCCGATCGCCCTCCCGAAGGGCATCGAACTCAACATCCAGGCCGAGTCGATCAGCGCCAAGGGCCCGAAGGGCACGCTGTCGATCGCCAAGCCGGCGGGCGTCAACGTCGCCGTCGATAACGGCCAGGCCACGTTCTCGACCGACAACCCCGAGCTGATCCCGCTGGCGGGCACGCTGCGCGCGATCCTGGCCAACATGGTCAAGGGCGTCTCCGAAGGCTTCGAGCGCAAGCTCGAGCTGGTCGGCGTCGGCTACCGCGCCTCGATGGCCGGCAAGGACCTGAACCTGGCCCTGGGTTTCTCGCACCCCGTGCTGCTGCAGGCCCCGGCTGGCATCACCATCGCCACGCCGACGCAGACCGAAATCGTGGTCAGCGGCGCCGACAAGCAGCAGGTCGGTGAGTTCGCCGCCAAGATCCGCGGTGTCCGTCCGCCGGAGCCCTACAAGGGCAAGGGTGTGAAGTACGCCGGCGAAGTCATCATCCGCAAGGAAGCCAAGAAGGCCTAA
- the rpsH gene encoding 30S ribosomal protein S8: protein MSMTDPIADMLVRIKNAAAVRKQTVKMPSSKIKVAIAKVLKDEGYILDSRVTDVGAGKSELEISLKYYEGKPVIERLERYSRSGLRQYRGKAALPKVLNGLGIAIISTSKGIMTDAQARQQGVGGEVLCFVA from the coding sequence ATGAGCATGACTGATCCCATTGCCGACATGCTGGTCCGCATCAAGAATGCGGCGGCTGTCCGGAAGCAGACGGTGAAGATGCCGTCTTCGAAGATCAAGGTGGCCATCGCCAAGGTCCTTAAGGACGAGGGCTACATCCTGGATTCCCGCGTGACCGACGTCGGTGCGGGCAAGTCCGAACTCGAAATCTCGCTGAAGTACTACGAAGGCAAGCCGGTGATCGAGCGCCTCGAGCGCTATTCCCGTTCGGGCCTGCGCCAGTACCGCGGCAAGGCCGCACTGCCGAAGGTCCTCAACGGCCTGGGCATCGCCATCATCTCCACCTCGAAGGGCATCATGACCGATGCGCAGGCGCGCCAGCAGGGCGTCGGCGGTGAGGTTCTGTGCTTCGTGGCCTAA
- the rpsN gene encoding 30S ribosomal protein S14 — translation MAKTSMVNREIKRAKLAKQHGAKREALKKIISSVTASYEEKLEAATKLQKLPRDSSPSRQRNRCELSGRPRGVYRKFGLGRNMLRKATMNGDVPGLRKASW, via the coding sequence ATGGCTAAGACCTCCATGGTCAACCGCGAGATCAAGCGGGCGAAGCTGGCCAAGCAGCACGGCGCCAAGCGCGAAGCGCTGAAGAAGATCATCTCCAGCGTGACCGCCTCGTATGAGGAGAAGCTGGAGGCCGCGACCAAGCTGCAGAAGCTGCCGCGCGACTCCTCGCCGAGCCGCCAGCGCAACCGCTGCGAGCTGTCGGGCCGTCCGCGTGGCGTCTACCGCAAGTTCGGCCTCGGCCGCAACATGCTGCGCAAGGCGACCATGAACGGCGACGTCCCGGGTCTGCGCAAGGCCAGCTGGTAA
- the rplC gene encoding 50S ribosomal protein L3 has protein sequence MTAKKYSLGIVGRKAGMSRFFTEDGKSVPVTLIEATPNRITQIKTQESDGYSAVQVTVGVRRAALINKPIAGHLAKAKVEAGRGLWELRVEDDQIGGFEVGGEIKADIFSAGQLVDVQGVTKGKGFQGTIKRWNFTMGDATHGNSLSHRSPGSIGQRQTPGRVFPGKKMSGHMGADTQTTQRLEVVKVDAERGLIAIKGAVPGAPGGDVIVRPSSKA, from the coding sequence ATGACCGCGAAGAAGTATTCGTTGGGCATCGTCGGTCGCAAGGCCGGCATGAGCCGTTTCTTCACTGAAGACGGCAAGTCGGTTCCGGTGACCCTGATCGAGGCGACTCCGAACCGCATCACCCAGATCAAGACCCAGGAATCCGACGGCTACAGCGCCGTGCAGGTGACCGTGGGCGTGCGCCGCGCGGCGCTCATCAACAAGCCGATCGCCGGCCACCTCGCCAAGGCGAAGGTAGAAGCCGGTCGTGGCCTGTGGGAGCTGCGCGTGGAAGACGACCAGATCGGCGGCTTCGAAGTGGGCGGCGAGATCAAGGCCGACATCTTCAGCGCCGGCCAGCTGGTCGACGTCCAGGGCGTCACGAAGGGCAAGGGCTTCCAGGGCACGATCAAGCGCTGGAACTTCACGATGGGCGACGCGACGCACGGTAACTCGCTGTCGCACCGTTCGCCGGGCTCCATCGGTCAGCGCCAGACGCCGGGCCGCGTGTTCCCGGGCAAGAAGATGTCCGGCCACATGGGCGCGGATACCCAGACGACGCAGCGCCTGGAAGTGGTCAAGGTCGACGCCGAGCGCGGCCTGATCGCGATCAAGGGCGCCGTTCCGGGTGCGCCGGGTGGCGACGTCATCGTGCGTCCCTCGAGCAAGGCATAA
- the rpmC gene encoding 50S ribosomal protein L29, whose translation MELKQLREKSAAELQAHLAELHKESFALRMQKATGQLAKTHESRRVRREIARVNMLLGEKK comes from the coding sequence ATGGAACTCAAGCAACTGCGCGAGAAGTCGGCTGCCGAGCTCCAGGCCCACCTGGCCGAGCTGCACAAGGAGAGCTTCGCTCTCCGCATGCAGAAGGCCACCGGCCAGCTCGCCAAGACCCATGAGTCCCGCCGCGTGCGCCGCGAGATTGCTCGCGTGAACATGCTGCTCGGCGAAAAGAAGTAA
- the rplP gene encoding 50S ribosomal protein L16 produces MLQPKRTKYRKVHKGRNEGLSWNGNAVSFGEYGLKATAHGQLTARQIEAARRSISRYVKRGGKMWIRVFPDKPITKKPIEVRMGSGKGNVEYWVAQIQPGRMIYEIEGVAEDVAREAFRLAAAKLSVTTTFVTRTVR; encoded by the coding sequence ATGTTGCAACCCAAGCGAACCAAGTACCGCAAGGTACACAAGGGCCGCAATGAGGGCCTGAGCTGGAACGGCAATGCCGTCAGCTTCGGCGAGTACGGCCTGAAGGCGACGGCGCACGGTCAGCTGACCGCGCGCCAGATCGAGGCAGCGCGTCGTTCCATCAGCCGCTACGTCAAGCGCGGCGGCAAGATGTGGATCCGCGTGTTCCCCGACAAGCCGATCACCAAGAAGCCGATCGAAGTCCGAATGGGCTCCGGTAAGGGCAACGTTGAGTACTGGGTCGCCCAGATCCAGCCCGGTCGCATGATTTACGAGATCGAAGGCGTGGCTGAAGACGTGGCGCGTGAAGCGTTCCGCCTGGCCGCCGCGAAGCTCTCGGTGACCACCACTTTCGTTACCCGGACGGTGCGCTAA
- the rpsC gene encoding 30S ribosomal protein S3, with translation MGHKVHPTGIRLGIAKDWNSKWFANKKQYANFLAADLKVRDLLRKKLAQAGISKIFIERPANNARVTIHTARPGVVIGKRGEDIEKLRKEVSAVMGVPAHINVTEVRKPELDAQLVAESIAQQLERRIMFRRAMKRAVGNAMRLGALGIKVNVAGRLNGAEIARSEWYREGRVPLHTLRADIDYGFAEAKTTYGIIGIKVWVYKGEVFDFSQVGQEKQDDTPRSDRGDRGDRGDRSDRPGRGAREQR, from the coding sequence ATGGGTCATAAAGTTCATCCCACCGGCATCCGCCTGGGCATTGCCAAGGACTGGAATTCCAAGTGGTTTGCCAACAAGAAGCAGTACGCCAATTTCCTGGCGGCGGATCTCAAGGTCCGTGACCTGCTGCGCAAGAAGCTGGCTCAGGCCGGCATCTCCAAGATCTTCATCGAGCGTCCGGCGAACAACGCCCGCGTGACGATCCACACCGCCCGTCCGGGCGTGGTGATCGGCAAGCGCGGCGAGGACATCGAGAAGCTGCGCAAGGAAGTCAGTGCGGTGATGGGCGTTCCGGCGCACATCAACGTCACCGAGGTCCGCAAGCCGGAACTCGACGCGCAGCTGGTCGCCGAGTCGATCGCGCAGCAGCTGGAGCGCCGCATCATGTTCCGCCGCGCCATGAAGCGTGCGGTCGGCAACGCGATGCGCCTGGGTGCCCTGGGCATCAAGGTCAACGTCGCCGGCCGACTGAACGGCGCCGAGATCGCACGTTCGGAGTGGTACCGCGAAGGTCGCGTGCCGCTGCATACGCTGCGTGCCGACATCGACTACGGCTTCGCTGAAGCCAAGACGACGTACGGCATCATCGGCATCAAGGTGTGGGTCTACAAGGGCGAGGTCTTCGACTTCTCCCAGGTCGGCCAGGAAAAGCAGGACGACACGCCGCGTAGCGATCGCGGTGACCGTGGTGACCGCGGTGATCGCAGCGACCGTCCGGGCCGTGGCGCCCGCGAACAGAGGTAA
- the rplB gene encoding 50S ribosomal protein L2 — protein MALMTFKPTSAGRRSAVRVVTPGLHKGAPHAALVEKQGKTGGRNHHGRITTRHVGGGHKQHYRIIDFKRDKEGIPARVERIEYDPNRTAHIALLCYVDGERRYIIAPKGLKDGDQVIAGRDAPIKVGNTLPLTNIPVGSTVHCIEMKPGKGAQLARAAGAGVQLIAREQGYATLRLRSGEMRKVPAECRATIGEVGNDEHNLEKLGKAGAKRWRGVRPTVRGAAMNPVDHPHGGGEAKAGQGNPHPVTPWGVPTKGYKTRKNKRTQKFIVRDRRS, from the coding sequence ATGGCATTGATGACTTTCAAGCCCACCTCCGCCGGCCGCCGCAGCGCGGTTCGCGTGGTGACCCCGGGCCTGCACAAGGGCGCGCCGCACGCGGCGCTCGTCGAGAAGCAGGGCAAGACCGGCGGTCGTAACCACCACGGCCGGATCACCACCCGCCACGTCGGCGGTGGTCACAAGCAGCACTACCGCATCATCGACTTCAAGCGCGACAAGGAAGGCATTCCGGCGCGCGTCGAGCGCATCGAGTACGACCCGAACCGCACCGCGCACATCGCGCTGCTGTGCTACGTCGACGGTGAGCGCCGTTACATCATCGCCCCGAAGGGCCTGAAGGACGGCGACCAGGTGATCGCGGGCCGTGACGCCCCGATCAAGGTCGGCAACACGCTGCCGCTGACCAACATTCCGGTCGGTTCGACGGTGCACTGCATCGAGATGAAGCCGGGCAAGGGCGCCCAGCTGGCCCGCGCCGCAGGCGCTGGCGTGCAGCTGATCGCACGCGAGCAGGGCTACGCCACGCTGCGTCTTCGCTCCGGCGAAATGCGCAAGGTGCCGGCCGAGTGCCGCGCCACCATCGGCGAAGTCGGCAACGACGAGCACAACCTTGAGAAGCTCGGCAAGGCCGGCGCCAAGCGTTGGCGCGGTGTTCGCCCGACCGTCCGCGGTGCGGCCATGAACCCGGTCGACCACCCGCACGGCGGTGGTGAGGCCAAGGCCGGCCAGGGTAACCCGCATCCGGTCACCCCGTGGGGTGTGCCGACCAAGGGTTACAAGACCCGCAAGAACAAGCGCACCCAGAAGTTCATCGTGCGCGATCGCAGGAGCTAA